In a genomic window of Gossypium arboreum isolate Shixiya-1 chromosome 7, ASM2569848v2, whole genome shotgun sequence:
- the LOC108450255 gene encoding hydroxyproline O-arabinosyltransferase 1: MGCGNVFFTLIITLSVALITYNILISANASLKQELPGPSTSSIIDPIIRMPVERSRKYGSNAQKRLFHTAVTASDSVYNTWQCRVMYYWFKKHKNGPNSDMGGFTRILHSGKPDNYMNEIPTFIAQPLPAGMDQGYIVLNRPWAFVQWLQKADIKEDYILMAEPDHIIVKPIPNLSKDGLGAAFPFFYIEPKKYESVLRKYFPEEKGPITNIDPIGNSPVVVGKDSLKKIAPTWMNVSLAMKKDPETDKAFGWVLEMYAYAVSSALHGVGNILYKDFMIQPPWDTEIGNKFIIHYTYGCDYDLKGRLTYGKIGEWRFDKRSFDTEAPPRNLPLPPPGVPESVVTLVKMVNEATSNIPNWGS, translated from the exons ATGGGGTGTGGGAATGTGTTCTTCACGTTGATCATAACATTATCAGTAGCTCTAATCACCTACAACATCCTCATCTCAGCCAATGCTTCTTTAAAGCAAGAGCTTCCTGGGCCTTCAACCTCATCCATCATCGACCCCATAATCCGGATGCCGGTAGAAAGATCCAGAAAGTATGGGTCAAATGCACAGAAAAGGTTGTTCCACACGGCTGTGACAGCTTCTGACTCGGTTTACAACACTTGGCAGTGTCGAGTTATGTATTACTGGTTCAAGAAGCATAAGAATGGACCCAATTCGGATATGGGCGGGTTTACTAGGATCTTGCACTCTGGTAAACCTGACAACTACATGAATGAAATTCCCACTTTCATTGCTCAGCCTTTACCAGCGGGAATGGATCAG GGTTATATAGTCCTGAACAGACCCTGGGCATTTGTGCAATGGCTTCAAAAAGCAGACATCAAAGAAGA TTACATACTGATGGCAGAGCCAGACCATATTATTGTGAAGCCTATACCAAACTTATCAAAAGATGGGTTGGGTGCTGCATTTCCTTTCTTTTATATAGAACCTAAAAAGTATGAGTCAGTTCTGAGAAAGTACTTCCCTGAGGAAAAGGGTCCAATAACCAACATTGACCCCATAGGAAATTCTCCTGTTGTTGTTGGGAAA GATTCTCTCAAAAAAATTGCTCCGACTTGGATGAATGTGTCATTGGCAATGAAGAAAGATCCTGAAACAGATAAAGCTTTTGGTTGGGTGCTTGAAAT GTATGCTTATGCTGTTTCGTCTGCCTTGCATGGTGTGGGTAACATCCTGTACAAAGATTTCATGATCCAG CCTCCTTGGGATACAGAAATAGGTAACAAGTTCATCATTCATTACACATATGGATGCGACTATGATTTGAAG GGTAGGTTAACCTATGGAAAGATTGGAGAATGGAGGTTCGATAAAAGATCATTTGATACTGAAGCACCACCAAGAAACCTTCCCCTGCCTCCTCCTGGTGTTCCGGAAAGTGTG GTGACACTGGTGAAAATGGTAAATGAAGCCACCTCAAACATTCCAAATTGGGGTTCATag